A stretch of Bdellovibrionales bacterium CG10_big_fil_rev_8_21_14_0_10_45_34 DNA encodes these proteins:
- a CDS encoding dephospho-CoA kinase, whose product MKWVAITGGIGTGKSSLASKLRALGYPVLDADEIAKSVTNRPTALEQLRTEVSSEIFDSEGKLDRIRLGKEIFQNASLRKKVEKIIHPLVRDEFLQQKASAESSSAKEFGFYDVPLLFENNLQADFFATVVVVSSEKEQIDRLKKRMGLSEAEVRSRISAQMPLEEKRKLATYVVENSGAFEDLDGKTEELVEFLQGKSAASEK is encoded by the coding sequence GTGAAATGGGTCGCGATCACAGGCGGAATAGGAACCGGCAAGAGTAGCTTAGCCAGCAAGCTCAGGGCTCTAGGGTACCCGGTACTCGATGCAGATGAAATTGCAAAAAGCGTGACGAATCGCCCTACAGCCTTAGAGCAACTTCGAACTGAAGTGAGCAGTGAAATATTTGATTCCGAAGGAAAGCTCGACCGAATTCGGCTTGGAAAAGAGATTTTCCAGAATGCATCTCTTAGAAAAAAAGTTGAAAAAATCATTCACCCATTGGTTCGCGATGAGTTTTTGCAGCAAAAAGCATCTGCTGAATCCAGCTCCGCTAAGGAATTTGGTTTTTACGACGTACCGCTGCTTTTTGAAAACAATTTGCAGGCCGATTTTTTTGCTACCGTGGTTGTTGTCTCCTCCGAAAAAGAGCAAATTGATCGCCTCAAAAAGCGAATGGGACTGAGCGAAGCCGAGGTCAGATCTAGGATATCCGCCCAAATGCCGCTAGAAGAAAAGAGAAAGCTAGCGACCTATGTTGTCGAGAACTCCGGGGCATTCGAAGATCTCGATGGTAAAACAGAAGAACTCGTCGAGTTTCTTCAGGGCAAGTCTGCAGCGAGCGAAAAATAG
- a CDS encoding long-chain fatty acid--CoA ligase yields the protein MKAQQTRIDGEEQTLLYCLRAAYKRTLNSPAARYKNGKTWEIVSWPEYIEAISRFANELKNMGAKKGDRIALFANTGIGWGIADFAVLSIGGISVPVYPNASEVEIEHLVKDARPKVILCENDSFIKKLPSVGIDVKVALLNTQIEKSSKMDPGELEAFFQEAESHSISDIATIVYTSGTSGTQKGVVLTHEQVKSEVVDVFDIIPIEPTDDSLTFLPFAHVLGRVELWGHMYRGFTMNFAESIEKIRYNIKEIKPTFLIAVPRIFEKLFAAIQTQATRSDISEKAFNWSRKVAINVAAYRVERTPVPLIDLAQYQIAKKLVFSKVSEQLGGRLRMAFSGGAPLAEEIGRFFYSVGITIVEGYGLTETTAAIFANTPYEFRFGTVGMPVGDVKFRLDSDGEILVKSKKIMKEYWNLQDDTKAAFTEDGYFKTGDIGEVVSEKFLRITDRKKDLIKTSGGKYVAPQKLENLIKLSPLVSNVLIHGDRRKYIVALITLQKENVKSKLENNGEAKKLQEEVFHSHPMVDKWLREHIRDVNLSLASYESIKNFRILAEDFSVESGELTPSLKVKRRIADKRYQAELDSLYQ from the coding sequence ATGAAAGCTCAACAAACGCGCATCGATGGCGAAGAACAAACCCTCCTTTATTGTTTAAGAGCCGCCTATAAGAGAACTCTGAATTCTCCTGCCGCCAGGTACAAAAACGGTAAAACTTGGGAGATAGTATCGTGGCCAGAATACATAGAAGCAATATCGAGGTTTGCTAACGAATTGAAGAATATGGGAGCCAAAAAAGGCGACCGAATTGCTTTGTTTGCAAACACAGGTATTGGTTGGGGTATAGCAGACTTTGCAGTTCTTTCTATTGGCGGAATTTCAGTGCCAGTTTACCCCAACGCCTCTGAGGTAGAAATTGAGCATTTAGTAAAGGACGCCAGGCCAAAAGTCATTCTTTGTGAAAACGACTCCTTTATAAAGAAACTTCCAAGTGTCGGCATCGATGTAAAAGTGGCACTCTTAAATACACAAATTGAGAAATCCTCAAAAATGGATCCGGGCGAATTGGAGGCATTTTTTCAGGAGGCCGAAAGCCACTCCATCTCTGACATCGCTACGATCGTCTACACGTCTGGAACTAGCGGAACCCAAAAAGGCGTTGTGCTGACTCATGAGCAAGTTAAGAGCGAGGTTGTGGATGTTTTTGATATTATACCTATCGAGCCCACTGACGACAGCTTAACATTTCTACCATTTGCGCATGTGCTTGGAAGAGTTGAGCTTTGGGGACATATGTACCGCGGATTCACGATGAACTTTGCCGAAAGTATAGAAAAGATCCGCTACAACATCAAAGAGATCAAACCTACTTTTCTCATCGCCGTCCCTCGCATTTTTGAAAAACTGTTTGCAGCAATCCAGACTCAGGCAACACGATCAGATATTTCTGAAAAAGCTTTTAACTGGTCTCGAAAGGTGGCTATCAATGTTGCAGCCTATAGAGTGGAGCGGACTCCGGTTCCTTTAATTGACTTGGCCCAATATCAGATTGCAAAGAAACTGGTTTTTTCAAAAGTGTCGGAGCAATTGGGCGGACGTCTAAGAATGGCCTTTTCAGGAGGAGCTCCACTTGCCGAAGAAATCGGGCGTTTTTTCTATTCCGTCGGAATAACTATAGTAGAGGGCTATGGCCTTACAGAAACGACAGCCGCCATTTTTGCAAACACCCCTTACGAGTTTCGCTTCGGCACCGTAGGAATGCCTGTAGGCGACGTTAAGTTTCGCCTCGACTCAGATGGTGAGATTCTCGTCAAAAGCAAAAAAATCATGAAGGAGTATTGGAACCTTCAAGACGATACCAAAGCCGCTTTCACAGAAGATGGCTACTTTAAGACAGGCGACATTGGCGAAGTAGTGAGCGAAAAATTTTTACGAATTACTGATAGAAAAAAAGACCTGATCAAAACTTCTGGCGGCAAGTACGTAGCCCCTCAAAAACTTGAGAATCTCATTAAGCTTTCGCCACTTGTTTCGAATGTTTTGATTCATGGGGATCGCCGAAAATACATCGTTGCGTTGATTACCCTTCAAAAAGAGAACGTGAAGTCAAAGCTTGAAAACAATGGTGAAGCGAAAAAACTTCAAGAAGAGGTATTTCACTCGCACCCGATGGTCGACAAATGGCTGCGCGAGCACATTCGCGACGTAAATTTGAGCCTAGCCAGTTACGAGTCAATCAAGAACTTTCGTATTCTGGCGGAAGACTTTTCTGTGGAGTCTGGAGAGCTTACTCCTTCATTAAAGGTAAAAAGAAGAATCGCAGACAAGAGATATCAAGCAGAGCTAGATTCACTCTACCAGTGA
- a CDS encoding NAD(+) kinase — MSKKQIRAVALAFKPQKPEAKLMAQRVISLCRSQKITVYSAPEQPRLQGIEDWIEKSKARKVDLVIALGGDGTYLRAARYLNGTEVPVLGIHMGFLGFLTPARHEDLERLLNLAFQGKLPVLKRALLEVQFQSKSSSIKCLALNDVVLERGGNGRLMNLSIHSGKDFVTRLKADGLIVSTPTGSTAYNLAASGPIIHPGVAALVVTPICPHSLTTRPLVLCDEHSLMLEVESPTQTSSLVIDGYEAGHFSAGDRIVIRRSKKSHHMLVPPTYSYFETLREKLRFGERD, encoded by the coding sequence ATGAGTAAGAAGCAAATCAGGGCAGTGGCCCTCGCATTTAAACCTCAAAAACCCGAGGCAAAGCTAATGGCTCAGCGAGTTATTTCATTGTGCCGGTCACAAAAGATCACTGTTTATAGCGCACCAGAGCAGCCGAGACTCCAAGGCATCGAGGATTGGATCGAAAAGTCTAAGGCGCGGAAGGTAGACCTCGTCATTGCTTTGGGGGGAGACGGCACCTATTTGCGCGCCGCGCGATATCTCAATGGCACAGAGGTTCCCGTTCTGGGAATTCACATGGGCTTTCTTGGTTTTTTAACTCCGGCCCGACATGAAGATCTCGAACGTCTGCTCAATCTGGCATTTCAAGGAAAACTCCCCGTACTGAAGCGAGCCCTTTTAGAAGTTCAGTTTCAGTCTAAATCAAGTTCTATCAAGTGTTTGGCGCTAAATGATGTCGTACTGGAGCGTGGTGGGAATGGGCGACTTATGAACCTAAGCATTCACTCCGGCAAAGATTTTGTCACCCGCCTAAAAGCCGACGGGCTGATTGTGTCAACTCCAACCGGATCAACAGCTTACAACCTTGCGGCAAGTGGACCTATAATTCATCCTGGCGTGGCTGCTTTAGTCGTTACGCCAATTTGCCCGCACAGCCTAACAACTCGGCCCTTGGTACTTTGCGATGAGCACAGCTTAATGCTTGAGGTGGAGTCGCCCACTCAAACCTCGTCGCTAGTTATAGATGGATATGAAGCCGGACATTTCTCGGCTGGCGATCGGATCGTTATTCGAAGGTCGAAGAAAAGCCATCATATGCTCGTACCTCCCACCTACTCATACTTTGAGACACTTCGCGAAAAACTACGATTCGGTGAGCGGGATTAG